Within the Zea mays cultivar B73 chromosome 10, Zm-B73-REFERENCE-NAM-5.0, whole genome shotgun sequence genome, the region GCTCACCATAGGTCGATGATCTTTTACAAAGCAAACATAACCAAAGACCTTGGGTGGAACATGGAAGTCACGCTTTCCCAATAGAAGTTCCGTAGGTGATTTCATATCAAGTATTCTTGAGGGCATCCGGTTGATGAGGTATGTGGGCATCATTACTGCCTCACTCTACAGATACTTAGGCACATTCATCTAAAACATGAGAGATCTTGCTACTTCCAACAAGTGACGATTTTTCCTCTCTGCTACACCATTCTGAGGTGGAGTTCCAGGACAAGTTGTTTGGTGAATAATTCCTTAACCTGACAGATatgatctgaatttattattcacATACTCTGTTCCATTATCAGTCCTAATAACTCGAATTCTTGCATTAAACTGTTTTGCAACCAGTTTATGGAAGTCTTGAAAGCACTTTAACACCTCGTTTTTATGCATAAATATATAGATCCAAGTCATACAAGTGTAACAATCAATAAAAGTGACGAACCACTTTGCACCATTCACAAAAGTGACTGAACAAGGACCCCAAACATCTGAGTGTATTAGAATAAACGGTTCACAACTACGAAGAACAATACTAGGATAGATAGATCTAGTATGCTTGCCAAGTTCACATGCATCACATACAAGTCTACTTTTGTCCACTCCCTTAAACATTATAGGGTACAACCGACTTAAGTTCTCAAAAGATATATGTCCTAACTGACGATGATGTAGTAGAATCTCCTTCACATCCCCCTCAATAGCTGCTTTCAATGCTGACTCACTGAACAAGGACCCCAAACATCTGAGTGTATTAGAATAAACGGTTCACAACTACGAAGAACAATACTAGGATAGATAGATCTAGTATGATTGCCAAGTTCACATGCATCACATACAAGTCTACTTTTGTACACTCCCTTAAACATCATAGGGTACAACCGACTTAAGTTCTCAAAAGATATATGTCCTAACCAACGATGATGTAGTAGAATCTCCTTCACATCCCCCTCAATAGCTGCTCTCAATCCTGACTCCTCATGACTGATGAACCACAACCCATTAAGCCTGACTCTAGTCCCAATCTTTCTCCCAGTACTCTTCTCCTAAAGGACACAAGAATTTTCATCAAATGTTATTGTGCACTTGAATTAGTCAATGATTGAACTTACAGAAAGGAGATTGACTATAAAAGATGGAACATGCAAAATTGATGACAAGCTAGAGATGGTGTACACTCTGTAGATCCTATACCACAGATTTGTTGAGATGTACCATCAGCAATTTGAACTGACTCATAATGTATATAAGGAATGTATGTTTTAAAAGGGGTGGACATGTCAGTCACATGCTTTGATGCTCTTGAATCTATGACCCAATCTATGTGATGCCTACATGAGATGCAAAAACTTGTGCCTAAGTACCTTCGCCCATGTGGGCGTAGTTGGCAAAGTACCGAAGGAGTTGGTGGCTTGCCCATTAGGTAAAGTGAGGCACTCAGAAGGCTTTCCCTTCTGCCATTGCTCCCATTGCTTAGCTTGTTCCCCAGACAGAGTAACAGTCTCTTTGTTAGCCCTGGAGCCACCACGGCCTCCACCTCGACCTCCACCACGGCCACCGCGACCTCTTCCATAGCTCCCACGAGTACCTCCTCGTCCTCCACGAGATCCTCCTCGGCCACCATTTCCTCTAGGATTGGGACAATTGTAACTCAGGTGTCCCCTTTTCCCACAATTATAACATTTTCTATCCTCAATTGCAACATATGTTGTCTCCACATGATTACCACTACTCATCACTTGAAGTCTGCTCTCTTCATCTATCATGGCTGACACAGCCTCATCCATGGTAGGAAAACTCTCTAGTGACAAAAGGCCGCTCTCCTGCTCTCAAACTTAGAATCCAGATTCGTTAGAAAGTGGGTCACTTTCCTATCCTCTACCCACTTATGAACCATTTGTGCATCCTGTGGGCAAACTATTTGGAGAGGAGCGTAATGATCCAGCTCTCCCCATAAGTACTGGAGCTCACTAGCATATTGTTCCACTGGTCTCCCCATCTGTTTCACTGCATCTGCCTTGCTATGAATTtcgatcattatcatcatcacaTTCTCCTTTCGAGAGTATATATTACTCAAGGTCTTCCATATCTACGATGCAGTGTGCATGGCTTCCGCCCTCTTGCTAACAGTGGGACACATGGATACCAATAACCATGCAACTATCACAGAGTTTGTCGCATGCCAGATTCTCCATTCTGTGCCGAGCTTATCAACTAACTGAACACATGTCTCCTCTAAATGATGCTCCACTCCCTTGCCTCCTAGAAGTACACACACTCTTTTGGACGAGCTTAGGTAATTCTTAATACCTTCTAACTTTATATCATTAGATACAAGTTCCAACTTTAACTCAGATGAGTTGATATTAATCTTAGCACCAATCATCCCTAACTCATGAATTTTTGGATCATACTCCTCGTCTCGTTCATCATCTTACTTAACCCCTGCtgaaccaccaccaccaatttctacCTTTGTTGCAGCCTCTTCTTCCAACCTCTTCGCTTCGGTCTCCTCCGGGCTCATCATCTCCACTGTCTACACAAGTTACAATCGGCTTCCCTTCCCTTGCTCCAAGCACCAAACTTTGACCTCGGTCTGCTAAAGAGCAGTAAGGACTCACAGCAGGCAATACTCACTCAACCCCCATCTCTAGCTCACGCTCCCCCTGGCCGGCCTCTTTGCTCTTTTCGCCAATCCAACAGCAGCAGAgcggagcagcagcagcagcagcaccaccacGGGATCTAGCGGTGGACCAACAGGCCCTGTCCACAAGATCCCAGTAGCCACACCACGGGATCCCAGTCCACCAGCGGAGGACGCCGGCGAGGCGCAGCAGCCTggtcggtggcggcggcggcggggagctGAAGCGCTCCGGCAGCGTCACCAACTAGACATCCGCCAACCGCCGCTCCGTGAACCTGAGGGAGTACGTGCCGTCCTTCGCCGCGCTGGACGACACCACCGCCGCGGTCCCGGCGCCCAGGAAGCCGCAGGCGGTGATGGACGACGCCGAGCTGCAGCGGAGGAAGCGCCTGGTCGTGTACAAGACCTGCGACGTCGAGGGGAAGGTCCGGGAGTTGGTGCACCACGGCCGCCTCGTCCGCCAGCTCGTCGCGCTCCACCCACGCGGCCCCCAGCTCCGCCACCAGCaactcctcttcttcctcggcgGCACGCAATAGCACGGAGGCTACAGGTGGCGGCGGCAGTGGCGGTAGGGGTGAAAACCGGCAGGGTACCCGAAACGGGTACCGGATGGGTACTGATTCGGGACCATTTTTCGAATACGGATACGGATATtttttatattcgggacggatATGGGTAATATCCAGATAGTACagcttcggattcgggtcggatacggagcgaGTACTAACCGCtaaatacccggatattcgggtcggatacgggtatccggaattcgggtacccgtttttttttctgcataataatatagttataaaatcgtAACTTTTACgtatgaaatcggatgaagataaagtttatatgaaaattatagagctcgaagagatctataactttgtagtacaacacatttttgtttaaacatatctttaggccaaaatcattgaaataatatctaaatttatatcaaaataatagactttatcattttcatgtggggacttaagattATATCCATGTGAGAACTTAGGATTAtctttttataaactatttattaatattggtaAATTATTTGCAATTTCCGGTCGATgctacaatatttttatgaatttaattgtattttgatgattttctacaacaaaaaattaataatacaccaaatagcctaaaaattcatgaatttttacggggacacaacatatatccatatatagttctcaaaaacatttggactataaaatccacaagatgttggtgtttcttccattccacttccacttattgcgtgagttacacgtgaaatcattttatgtatcgaagtttcaacataattaatatttcacttatcattttcatgtggcgacttgaggttttatttgaatataatgtttatttgttttggtaagctttttgcaattttgatcaaaactagtgtatttatgaattttaattatattttgatgattttatgtagaaagaaattaataatgtataaatagccttagaaatctatgaaattatacgaaggtacaacatatggccacatatagtcataaaaataatgggaccataaaatccacaggatgtcaacgtttcttctattttatttccacttattgcgtgagttacacgtgaaatcactctaagtatccaagtttcaacataatcaatacttcactttaccatttttatgtgGGAACTTGAGATTATCTCCTATTAAATGTTTATTAGTATTAATTTACTTGCAATTTCTTGGTCGAACAAGAATATTTTTTGATAACCAATTAATCCATTATCCGACAAGTATCCGATATCCGATCAAATAATATCCGTATCTGTCACTTATCCGCCCGGATAAATATCCGGTCCCTGTatccgtatccgtcccgtttctagttatccgtatccgatcccgaatccgttttaaatacattagggtaggatacgggcTAAGCTAATATCCGTCCGTAtccgcccgttttcacccctaagtGGTGGTGAGCCCAAACCCTAGCTCCGTAAACCCTTACACTTGTTCTATTTTCACcaacattttttatttttatttttatttttctgtGGTCACAACATTTTCCCAGGTTAACCCTATTTGTAAAGCATCAAGAGACAATGTAACTTTACGTGCCAAAAAGAAGTATATATTATGCTACTTTTCCTAATATCTTTCGTACTACAATATACCAATATACCGTCTCTTGTATGAGAATTGTTTGATGGTATAGTTTCATTTGCTATTTCATCTAAATTTAAATCATTTCCCTATgtaaaatgcaaatatcaaaaggAATTTGCACATTTGCATATGTCCTAATGCAGTAGGGGACCTCCACCCctgttttagtttaaaaatatagGTACGTATCTCCTAATTTCAGGGATTTTTTTAAAGGAGGCTTTATGCAAAagttaagggggtgtttgaatgcactaaaactaatagttagttggctaaaaattgctagtgaaattagctagctaacaaataactaccTAATTATTAACaaatttaccaaaaatagctaatagcagAACTATTAGCTAtggtgtttggatgtctcaactaattttagccactaactattatctctaATGCATTCAAACGCCCCATTATACTACAAATTCTGTTCAAGAACTAGAAAAATGGTAGTAGAAGGACGAATGATTAATTTTATAGATTTTTCTGTTTGTAATATTATCATAGCTATTGAGAATTACAAGGGAGCACAATTTCGTTTCCTTTTTAAATAAAAAAATTGAAAGCCACATTGTTGGTGTCTAGCTGAAATCCACATTAACTATGGAAATCTAGACCCCATTCAATAAACCTTTTATTATCACAAGGAAATTGCTCACTCCATACTTTACAAATCTATATGGTATCATATATATGTTCCTTGTAATTGAAGAGCTTAAATGGAACAATCCAATTACAGATACATAATCACACCGACAATAACATACATGACAACTAGCCAAGAAGAGTTACACGATAGGGTGCTCACTACAGAAGCACAATAGGATGCTGTCCAAACTCTTTGAGATCATGTCCTCATTTTCTCAAAGTATGCAGCAAGAACATTTCTGGAGATAGAAGAGACAAGGATCAGTCGATATGGTATCCCTGTATCACATGTGGAGTTTTAGGGAACTTCAACAGGTTTATTTGTGTGTTTTAATTTTTCATGCTTATTTATATGAACAAGTTCAAGGGAAATTCAGTCACACAGAGTCTAAAGATATAACATTTTGACGTAAGGTAACAAAACAACGGCATGATTACTAGTTTATTACTACTGGCAGAGCAGTAAGAAATATGTCTCAGTATTTGAGTGTTGGCCGTGAATAAAAACAAACAAATGAAGATAATTAACACAGCATGCAACTTATGTATTTATGTAAGAATTTGGCAATAAAGTTACCCTTTTTAAAAGAAAAAGGCGAAGTTTCCACTTGCCGGTATTTATTACTTGCAGAATACAGACAGTGATGTGTGGTTAAAAAAAACACCTGTTCTCAAGGCATACAAATATTGTTGTGGATGCTTTAAATGAATTTAAGGACACAAAATTAAATCGTTAAGGAACACATAGAATGAACTACATAGAAATCATTTAGGGTTTAGTCGTCAGACCAAGGTTCAAGATCACATAGCTGGACAGGCTGGACTGTTAATGCTCGACAATTAGTCACAGTTGATTACAACTTTACAAGACAATCAATTTTTATTGGTAGCTTGTTGGTCATTTGCTGTTGAAAAGGCCAATTTGTTTCTAGTATCCTCCTGGTAATATAGTTTGGCTGTGTTAGTGTGAGTTTTTGGGTTTTGAGGAACTTTATCGCTCTGTGTACTCTCTTCTTTCTAATTAAAATGATACACAACTCGCTTGCATGTACAAGAAAAAGAATAAATGAACCATGGATATTTGTGATGTTAGTGCAATAAATATAGTCAGGCTATGTTCTACTGGAGAACATAGGGAAGATTAAATGCCAGAGAGTTATAAAAGCAAATAGCATAAATATCTTTAGTTTGTTATATTTTTTTTAGAAAATGGTAAATATCCACTCTGCATTAGTTTGTTATATATGATCTATCAGATACAATACATAATATAAAGTTAGCATCAACATCATGGAGGAGATGATACTATTTCTGCATAACTGCATTTACATATATGGTGTGCAATCATAATACTAAATGAAAGAATTGAACATATGAACTGAATTTTCAACTTTACTGTGGAAAAGCTTTTGCATACCTGTTGCACCTTATTCTCCTCCCTACGGGCGGTAGATGGTTGCCTAGCAGAAGAGGTAGGTGACAACCTATCGTCCCTTACCCTGTTGAAGATACCAGTGTACTTTTCACCTGATGCTGCATTTGCATCATCCCATTCACCAAAGGGTGGTACAGCCACTTCTTCAGGCTGGATTGGCCAATGCAAAGCAAGAGTAATTACTCTAACGTCCCGTTtgaatcattggaattgaattccattctaataatagtaatttaggcatatatcaattaagataATTCGGTTTTatataaaatatatttgtatactattattagcaagatatcgaagatatttatgtgctacatttttactatagaggagtgagacgaagagtgttatgtaatttacagagtagaaacaaattctactaatgcataaaaccATTTCCCATCCTCtaccctatgaatttgagatagtatTATATATGaaatttggaaagtggtggaatgtcaaaatccaaactaaataagttactttattgagtgaatttcaattcctctaaaatgaagggatccaaatgcCCCGTAAAGGCATTTCTAGCCTACATTCATTAAAATATTATTGAAAAACTGAAGGATAGTAAGGTGCTGTTACCTCATAACTACCGGGCTTCATCCTGCTCCTTCCAGGTGTATGCTGGCTATGCCCCTCTGAAGAATGCCTTCTCTCTGGAGCCTGCGTCGCAGTCGATCTATGATTCGGCTTTGATTGGTTGTTTGACTGCATTGGCGAAGCAGACCCAGCAGCTGTCCTGTAGGGGCTTCTTGGTGCCACAGCATTACTCCCTTGTTCTCTGTGAGGATTTGCATGTCTTCGTGGTGCAGGCTCACGGTGAGTAGGCCGGTCGGAGTGTCTTTGTTGATCAGTTTCAGGTCTCGGTCGATGTGGTGGGTTCCTTGGACCTTGGTCTTGAGGATCGGTTTTGTaggccgttggatgcaaagggGACTTACGAGGATGTTCCGGGTTCCTCCTTGGATCATTTGTCTGTGCAGGAATTCCTGTTTTCTTGTTCTTCCGTACATCCTCGAACTTTTGTGTGTAAGGGGTGTTTCCTGTGGTTTCCCAATCCTCAAATGCAGGAATTTCAGGTTGCTGTACAGAGCAGATCAATCGGTAGCTTTAGTCAACTTTCTGAAGGGCTATGATTTATGATATAAAAAAACTCCACCTGGGAGGGGTAAGACGTAAGACAGACCCCGAGTATTATATTAAGAATAAGACCTCACACAGGTCAAGAAAACCCTCAAACCCCtaccccacccatacacagcggcatcgaagTCCACGTGAGAAcgaccgtggccgaggccgagccttagacctgtgctttgacGTGAAACAGATGAGGGGTTTTTTTAGtcacagcctgaaattcgcttCCACGGAGAGTCGAATCCTGAAATTCGCTTTCACGGAGAGTCGAATCCAGGAtctgagtgctactcagaccacataACTAACTCTAGAGGCCCTTTTGCTGATTTATGATATATAAACATGTAAAAGCATCCATCTGTTGCTAGCATAATTTATGTGGGAGAACAATCAGCAAAGACAAAAAGGTTATCAAGCATCCGAAATTATGCAGAATACTCTACAACAGGATTCACATTAACATTTCTCAAAAGAACTAGGACTGAAACCCCCTAAATATTTGGGATGTCTAATTGTCTATGATACATGCTGACATGCAAAATAAGAGCATAGTCCATGATTCAATTTAGATCAGGTGCACTCAGATCTAGAATTGTGGCATTTGCAGTTCAGTTGTTTCAACAAGGATTTATATTGGAAAGCATCCGCCATATATCAGCCTTAGAAAAAAAGTCACTCACAGTATACATAGGTCTAGCATACACGGCACACTAATCACCATAAGAACAGACTAAAGTGGGTTTATAATTACCAAACCAGTTAAGCACACTGCTGATTCATCAGTATTTATAGGTCCCATTATGTCAACATCTGTCTTCCAGACAGGATATCTTAAATTAACTACAGCAAAAAACACGTCCAgatgtaaaatgttaaaaaattcTCCAGCCTGAGCAAGAGAAGGCAGAACCAAAGTATCATTCTACACTAGTTCTTTTCTAACCACTCAATTAGCCATCACAAGACATACACATAACCAATACATCAAGAAGTCAAAGACATGATCAGTACGCAAAAATCAGAAACGATTTACTCACCGCCATCGGCCAATTTGGATCTGCAAGGCGCAACTGAGCTTCTCCTGTGCAAAGAAAATTCTGAACTACCACCCGTTTTACACAAATTCTTCCTTCTTGCAGAGTGCGCGCATTACACACAGATACATACACAGATGATAAGATGAACCACAACAACTTGA harbors:
- the LOC100280214 gene encoding uncharacterized protein LOC100280214 codes for the protein MAQPEIPAFEDWETTGNTPYTQKFEDVRKNKKTGIPAQTNDPRRNPEHPRKSPLHPTAYKTDPQDQGPRNPPHRPRPETDQQRHSDRPTHREPAPRRHANPHREQGSNAVAPRSPYRTAAGSASPMQSNNQSKPNHRSTATQAPERRHSSEGHSQHTPGRSRMKPGSYEPEEVAVPPFGEWDDANAASGEKYTGIFNRVRDDRLSPTSSARQPSTARREENKVQQKCSCCIL
- the LOC109942886 gene encoding uncharacterized protein; translation: MADTASSMTSANRRSVNLREYVPSFAALDDTTAAVPAPRKPQAVMDDAELQRRKRLVVYKTCDVEGKVRELVHHGRLVRQLVALHPRGPQLRHQQLLFFLGGTQ